One stretch of Euphorbia lathyris chromosome 7, ddEupLath1.1, whole genome shotgun sequence DNA includes these proteins:
- the LOC136235038 gene encoding pentatricopeptide repeat-containing protein At2g13600 isoform X3: MQRWIKCVSSHLSHPLPRFFSNQQNPPSSQELNFSPLFQKFHQSMKDCASVSIARKLHAQLISKGKIGDAKKVFDEMPERDSVSWNSMMSAYFRNGDPEETVVNFVYLIRYSAFLANMLSFSCAMKACGALGYSNLAFQLHGLAEKFGFSSDLTIGDSVIDMYIKCGAVNYAEKVFLRIPNPSLFCINSMVYGYSRAYGVGKALDLFNRMPERDCVSWNMMVSILSQRGIGVPTLCIFVEMWTQGFRPNSMTYASVLSICTSFGYLEWGTHLHARVVRMEPVLDVYLGNGLINMYAKSGCLELAKRVFDSLTNRNAVSLTCLIDGIANCGFDEEALLLFNQMREVPVVFDEFTLVVILKICSHSNYISIGRQLQAFTIKTATDSFVPVGNALVTMYSKCGDIQSASLAFHFMPVRNIISWTSIITAFSQVGDVEKAEAFFEKMPERNVITWNSMIGMYTQHGLWEYGFKLYVQMQRECVMPDEITFATSISGCADLAMLKLGIQIVAQAEKLGCGSDVSVANSVVTMYSRCGQIEEAAKVFDTISVKDLVSWNSMMAGYAQNGQGRKVLEIFGNMLRLKCIPDHISYVSLLSGCSYSGLVTEGKHYFKSMSEDYSISPTDEHYSCMVDLLGRAGLLDEAKNLIDEMPFKPNADVWRAFLGSCKTHGNAELAEFALRNLLELDVHDNRSLILLAHIYSESGKAEGVADVRKLMKKRGIHKNPGCSWIEVDNRVHVFTVDETSHPQIKDIYSMLDAILYTLASECSDSKLLRVVAEYNS, from the exons ATGCAACGATGGATAAAATGTGTTTCCTCGCATCTCTCTCACCCTCTTCCCCGTTTCTTCTCAAACCAACAAAACCCCCCTTCTTCTCAAGAGCTCAATTTTTCTCCACTCTTTCAGAAATTCCACCAATCAATGAAAGATTGTGCCTCAGTATCCATAGCTCGAAAGCTTCACGCTCAACTGATTTCAAAAG GGAAAATTGGGGATGCGAAGaaggtgtttgatgaaatgcctgaGAGAGACTCTGTTTCTTGGAATTCTATGATGTCTGCTTATTTCCGAAATGGGGATCCTGAGGAGACTGTTGTGaattttgtttatttgattCGATATAGTGCATTTCTCGCTAACATGCTTTCATTTTCTTGCGCGATGAAGGCTTGTGGTGCTTTAGGTTATAgcaatttagctttccaattacaTGGTCTTGCAGAGAAATTTGGGTTTTCAAGTGATTTAACAATTGGGGATTCGGTTATTGATATGTATATTAAGTGTGGGGCTGTGAATTATGCGGAGAAAGTGTTTTTGAGGATTCCGAATCCGAGTTTGTTTTGCATTAATAGTATGGTTTATGGTTATTCTAGAGCTTATGGAGTAGGGAAGGCTCTAGATTTGTTCAACCGAATGCCAGAACGAGACTGTGTGTCTTGGAACATGATGGTTTCGATCTTGTCTCAACGGGGAATTGGTGTTCCAACTCTTTGTATTTTTGTTGAGATGTGGACTCAAGGTTTTAGACCCAATTCCATGACATATGCTAGTGTTCTTAGTATATGCACAAGTTTTGGTTATCTAGAATGGGGCACTCACTTGCATGCTCGGGTTGTTCGAATGGAACCTGTTCTTGATGTTTATTTGGGTAATGGTTTGATCAATATGTATGCCAAAAGTGGATGTTTAGAGCTTGCTAAGCGAGTATTTGACAGTTTGACAAACCGTAATGCAGTTTCGTTGACTTGTTTGATAGATGGAATTGCAAATTGCGGCTTTGACGAAGAGGCATTACTGCTATTTAACCAAATGAGAGAGGTTCCTGTTGTCTTCGACGAGTTTACTCTTGTGGTAATTTTGAAGATTTGTTCACATTCAAACTATATATCCATTGGCAGGCAACTTCAGGCTTTTACAATCAAGACTGCAACGGATTCCTTCGTTCCGGTAGGGAATGCTCTCGTTACAATGTATTCTAAGTGTGGTGATATTCAGAGTGCGAGTTTAGCGTTTCATTTTATGCCAGTCAGAAATATAATTTCCTGGACATCTATCATTACTGCATTCTCTCAAGTAGGTGATGTTGAAAAAGCCGAGGCCTTTTTCGAAAAAATGCCAGAGCGGAATGTCATAACTTGGAACTCTATGATAGGTATGTATACCCAACATGGACTTTGGGAATACGGTTTCAAACTGTATGTTCAGATGCAAAGGGAATGCGTTATGCCAGATGAAATTACTTTTGCAACTTCGATCAGTGGTTGTGCTGATCTAGCGATGTTAAAACTCGGAATTCAAATTGTAGCTCAAGCTGAAAAATTAGGGTGTGGTTCTGATGTGTCAGTTGCGAATAGTGTCGTTACCATGTATTCCAGATGCGGACAAATTGAAGAAGCAGCAAAAGTTTTTGATACCATATCTGTGAAGGATTTGGTATCCTGGAATTCAATGATGGCCGGATATGCTCAGAATGGCCAAGGTAGGAAAGTGCTCGAGATTTTCGGAAATATGTTAAGGCTGAAATGTATACCGGATCATATTAGCTATGTATCTTTGCTATCGGGGTGTAGCTATTCCGGGCTTGTAACAGAAGGGAAACATTACTTTAAGTCAATGTCTGAAGATTATAGCATTTCTCCAACAGATGAACATTATAGCTGCATGGTAGACCTACTCGGCCGGGCGGGGCTTCTAGACGAAGCTAAGAACTTGATTGATGAAATGCCTTTTAAGCCGAATGCCGATGTTTGGAGGGCTTTCCTTGGGTCCTGCAAGACCCATGGCAATGCAGAATTAGCAGAATTTGCTTTGAGGAACTTGCTTGAACTGGACGTACATGACAACAGAAGTTTAATACTTCTAGCACATATATATTCGGAAAGTGGCAAGGCCGAAGGTGTTGCAGATGTGCGGAAACTGATGAAAAAGAGAGGGATCCACAAGAATCCTGGTTGTAGCTGGATTGAAGTTGATAACAGGGTACATGTTTTCACTGTAGATGAGACTAGTCATCCACAGATCAAAGATATTTACAGCATGTTGGATGCCATTCTATATACATTAGCGTCTGAGTGTTCTGACTCAAAATTGCTGCGGGTAGTAGCTGAATATAATAGCTGA
- the LOC136235038 gene encoding pentatricopeptide repeat-containing protein At2g13600 isoform X1 encodes MQRWIKCVSSHLSHPLPRFFSNQQNPPSSQELNFSPLFQKFHQSMKDCASVSIARKLHAQLISKGLNSSIFLQNNLLGMYFKCGLIDDACCVFAQIGDRNVFTYNTMITGLGNAGKIGDAKKVFDEMPERDSVSWNSMMSAYFRNGDPEETVVNFVYLIRYSAFLANMLSFSCAMKACGALGYSNLAFQLHGLAEKFGFSSDLTIGDSVIDMYIKCGAVNYAEKVFLRIPNPSLFCINSMVYGYSRAYGVGKALDLFNRMPERDCVSWNMMVSILSQRGIGVPTLCIFVEMWTQGFRPNSMTYASVLSICTSFGYLEWGTHLHARVVRMEPVLDVYLGNGLINMYAKSGCLELAKRVFDSLTNRNAVSLTCLIDGIANCGFDEEALLLFNQMREVPVVFDEFTLVVILKICSHSNYISIGRQLQAFTIKTATDSFVPVGNALVTMYSKCGDIQSASLAFHFMPVRNIISWTSIITAFSQVGDVEKAEAFFEKMPERNVITWNSMIGMYTQHGLWEYGFKLYVQMQRECVMPDEITFATSISGCADLAMLKLGIQIVAQAEKLGCGSDVSVANSVVTMYSRCGQIEEAAKVFDTISVKDLVSWNSMMAGYAQNGQGRKVLEIFGNMLRLKCIPDHISYVSLLSGCSYSGLVTEGKHYFKSMSEDYSISPTDEHYSCMVDLLGRAGLLDEAKNLIDEMPFKPNADVWRAFLGSCKTHGNAELAEFALRNLLELDVHDNRSLILLAHIYSESGKAEGVADVRKLMKKRGIHKNPGCSWIEVDNRVHVFTVDETSHPQIKDIYSMLDAILYTLASECSDSKLLRVVAEYNS; translated from the coding sequence ATGCAACGATGGATAAAATGTGTTTCCTCGCATCTCTCTCACCCTCTTCCCCGTTTCTTCTCAAACCAACAAAACCCCCCTTCTTCTCAAGAGCTCAATTTTTCTCCACTCTTTCAGAAATTCCACCAATCAATGAAAGATTGTGCCTCAGTATCCATAGCTCGAAAGCTTCACGCTCAACTGATTTCAAAAGGTTTGAACTCTTCCATTTTTCTTCAGAACAATCTTTTAGGTATGTATTTCAAGTGTGGCTTAATAGACGATGCTTGCTGTGTTTTTGCTCAAATTGGGGATCGCAATGTGTTTACTTATAATACGATGATTACTGGGTTGGGTAATGCAGGGAAAATTGGGGATGCGAAGaaggtgtttgatgaaatgcctgaGAGAGACTCTGTTTCTTGGAATTCTATGATGTCTGCTTATTTCCGAAATGGGGATCCTGAGGAGACTGTTGTGaattttgtttatttgattCGATATAGTGCATTTCTCGCTAACATGCTTTCATTTTCTTGCGCGATGAAGGCTTGTGGTGCTTTAGGTTATAgcaatttagctttccaattacaTGGTCTTGCAGAGAAATTTGGGTTTTCAAGTGATTTAACAATTGGGGATTCGGTTATTGATATGTATATTAAGTGTGGGGCTGTGAATTATGCGGAGAAAGTGTTTTTGAGGATTCCGAATCCGAGTTTGTTTTGCATTAATAGTATGGTTTATGGTTATTCTAGAGCTTATGGAGTAGGGAAGGCTCTAGATTTGTTCAACCGAATGCCAGAACGAGACTGTGTGTCTTGGAACATGATGGTTTCGATCTTGTCTCAACGGGGAATTGGTGTTCCAACTCTTTGTATTTTTGTTGAGATGTGGACTCAAGGTTTTAGACCCAATTCCATGACATATGCTAGTGTTCTTAGTATATGCACAAGTTTTGGTTATCTAGAATGGGGCACTCACTTGCATGCTCGGGTTGTTCGAATGGAACCTGTTCTTGATGTTTATTTGGGTAATGGTTTGATCAATATGTATGCCAAAAGTGGATGTTTAGAGCTTGCTAAGCGAGTATTTGACAGTTTGACAAACCGTAATGCAGTTTCGTTGACTTGTTTGATAGATGGAATTGCAAATTGCGGCTTTGACGAAGAGGCATTACTGCTATTTAACCAAATGAGAGAGGTTCCTGTTGTCTTCGACGAGTTTACTCTTGTGGTAATTTTGAAGATTTGTTCACATTCAAACTATATATCCATTGGCAGGCAACTTCAGGCTTTTACAATCAAGACTGCAACGGATTCCTTCGTTCCGGTAGGGAATGCTCTCGTTACAATGTATTCTAAGTGTGGTGATATTCAGAGTGCGAGTTTAGCGTTTCATTTTATGCCAGTCAGAAATATAATTTCCTGGACATCTATCATTACTGCATTCTCTCAAGTAGGTGATGTTGAAAAAGCCGAGGCCTTTTTCGAAAAAATGCCAGAGCGGAATGTCATAACTTGGAACTCTATGATAGGTATGTATACCCAACATGGACTTTGGGAATACGGTTTCAAACTGTATGTTCAGATGCAAAGGGAATGCGTTATGCCAGATGAAATTACTTTTGCAACTTCGATCAGTGGTTGTGCTGATCTAGCGATGTTAAAACTCGGAATTCAAATTGTAGCTCAAGCTGAAAAATTAGGGTGTGGTTCTGATGTGTCAGTTGCGAATAGTGTCGTTACCATGTATTCCAGATGCGGACAAATTGAAGAAGCAGCAAAAGTTTTTGATACCATATCTGTGAAGGATTTGGTATCCTGGAATTCAATGATGGCCGGATATGCTCAGAATGGCCAAGGTAGGAAAGTGCTCGAGATTTTCGGAAATATGTTAAGGCTGAAATGTATACCGGATCATATTAGCTATGTATCTTTGCTATCGGGGTGTAGCTATTCCGGGCTTGTAACAGAAGGGAAACATTACTTTAAGTCAATGTCTGAAGATTATAGCATTTCTCCAACAGATGAACATTATAGCTGCATGGTAGACCTACTCGGCCGGGCGGGGCTTCTAGACGAAGCTAAGAACTTGATTGATGAAATGCCTTTTAAGCCGAATGCCGATGTTTGGAGGGCTTTCCTTGGGTCCTGCAAGACCCATGGCAATGCAGAATTAGCAGAATTTGCTTTGAGGAACTTGCTTGAACTGGACGTACATGACAACAGAAGTTTAATACTTCTAGCACATATATATTCGGAAAGTGGCAAGGCCGAAGGTGTTGCAGATGTGCGGAAACTGATGAAAAAGAGAGGGATCCACAAGAATCCTGGTTGTAGCTGGATTGAAGTTGATAACAGGGTACATGTTTTCACTGTAGATGAGACTAGTCATCCACAGATCAAAGATATTTACAGCATGTTGGATGCCATTCTATATACATTAGCGTCTGAGTGTTCTGACTCAAAATTGCTGCGGGTAGTAGCTGAATATAATAGCTGA
- the LOC136235038 gene encoding pentatricopeptide repeat-containing protein At2g13600 isoform X2, translating to MQRWIKCVSSHLSHPLPRFFSNQQNPPSSQELNFSPLFQKFHQSMKDCASVSIARKLHAQLISKGLNSSIFLQNNLLGKIGDAKKVFDEMPERDSVSWNSMMSAYFRNGDPEETVVNFVYLIRYSAFLANMLSFSCAMKACGALGYSNLAFQLHGLAEKFGFSSDLTIGDSVIDMYIKCGAVNYAEKVFLRIPNPSLFCINSMVYGYSRAYGVGKALDLFNRMPERDCVSWNMMVSILSQRGIGVPTLCIFVEMWTQGFRPNSMTYASVLSICTSFGYLEWGTHLHARVVRMEPVLDVYLGNGLINMYAKSGCLELAKRVFDSLTNRNAVSLTCLIDGIANCGFDEEALLLFNQMREVPVVFDEFTLVVILKICSHSNYISIGRQLQAFTIKTATDSFVPVGNALVTMYSKCGDIQSASLAFHFMPVRNIISWTSIITAFSQVGDVEKAEAFFEKMPERNVITWNSMIGMYTQHGLWEYGFKLYVQMQRECVMPDEITFATSISGCADLAMLKLGIQIVAQAEKLGCGSDVSVANSVVTMYSRCGQIEEAAKVFDTISVKDLVSWNSMMAGYAQNGQGRKVLEIFGNMLRLKCIPDHISYVSLLSGCSYSGLVTEGKHYFKSMSEDYSISPTDEHYSCMVDLLGRAGLLDEAKNLIDEMPFKPNADVWRAFLGSCKTHGNAELAEFALRNLLELDVHDNRSLILLAHIYSESGKAEGVADVRKLMKKRGIHKNPGCSWIEVDNRVHVFTVDETSHPQIKDIYSMLDAILYTLASECSDSKLLRVVAEYNS from the exons ATGCAACGATGGATAAAATGTGTTTCCTCGCATCTCTCTCACCCTCTTCCCCGTTTCTTCTCAAACCAACAAAACCCCCCTTCTTCTCAAGAGCTCAATTTTTCTCCACTCTTTCAGAAATTCCACCAATCAATGAAAGATTGTGCCTCAGTATCCATAGCTCGAAAGCTTCACGCTCAACTGATTTCAAAAGGTTTGAACTCTTCCATTTTTCTTCAGAACAATCTTTTAG GGAAAATTGGGGATGCGAAGaaggtgtttgatgaaatgcctgaGAGAGACTCTGTTTCTTGGAATTCTATGATGTCTGCTTATTTCCGAAATGGGGATCCTGAGGAGACTGTTGTGaattttgtttatttgattCGATATAGTGCATTTCTCGCTAACATGCTTTCATTTTCTTGCGCGATGAAGGCTTGTGGTGCTTTAGGTTATAgcaatttagctttccaattacaTGGTCTTGCAGAGAAATTTGGGTTTTCAAGTGATTTAACAATTGGGGATTCGGTTATTGATATGTATATTAAGTGTGGGGCTGTGAATTATGCGGAGAAAGTGTTTTTGAGGATTCCGAATCCGAGTTTGTTTTGCATTAATAGTATGGTTTATGGTTATTCTAGAGCTTATGGAGTAGGGAAGGCTCTAGATTTGTTCAACCGAATGCCAGAACGAGACTGTGTGTCTTGGAACATGATGGTTTCGATCTTGTCTCAACGGGGAATTGGTGTTCCAACTCTTTGTATTTTTGTTGAGATGTGGACTCAAGGTTTTAGACCCAATTCCATGACATATGCTAGTGTTCTTAGTATATGCACAAGTTTTGGTTATCTAGAATGGGGCACTCACTTGCATGCTCGGGTTGTTCGAATGGAACCTGTTCTTGATGTTTATTTGGGTAATGGTTTGATCAATATGTATGCCAAAAGTGGATGTTTAGAGCTTGCTAAGCGAGTATTTGACAGTTTGACAAACCGTAATGCAGTTTCGTTGACTTGTTTGATAGATGGAATTGCAAATTGCGGCTTTGACGAAGAGGCATTACTGCTATTTAACCAAATGAGAGAGGTTCCTGTTGTCTTCGACGAGTTTACTCTTGTGGTAATTTTGAAGATTTGTTCACATTCAAACTATATATCCATTGGCAGGCAACTTCAGGCTTTTACAATCAAGACTGCAACGGATTCCTTCGTTCCGGTAGGGAATGCTCTCGTTACAATGTATTCTAAGTGTGGTGATATTCAGAGTGCGAGTTTAGCGTTTCATTTTATGCCAGTCAGAAATATAATTTCCTGGACATCTATCATTACTGCATTCTCTCAAGTAGGTGATGTTGAAAAAGCCGAGGCCTTTTTCGAAAAAATGCCAGAGCGGAATGTCATAACTTGGAACTCTATGATAGGTATGTATACCCAACATGGACTTTGGGAATACGGTTTCAAACTGTATGTTCAGATGCAAAGGGAATGCGTTATGCCAGATGAAATTACTTTTGCAACTTCGATCAGTGGTTGTGCTGATCTAGCGATGTTAAAACTCGGAATTCAAATTGTAGCTCAAGCTGAAAAATTAGGGTGTGGTTCTGATGTGTCAGTTGCGAATAGTGTCGTTACCATGTATTCCAGATGCGGACAAATTGAAGAAGCAGCAAAAGTTTTTGATACCATATCTGTGAAGGATTTGGTATCCTGGAATTCAATGATGGCCGGATATGCTCAGAATGGCCAAGGTAGGAAAGTGCTCGAGATTTTCGGAAATATGTTAAGGCTGAAATGTATACCGGATCATATTAGCTATGTATCTTTGCTATCGGGGTGTAGCTATTCCGGGCTTGTAACAGAAGGGAAACATTACTTTAAGTCAATGTCTGAAGATTATAGCATTTCTCCAACAGATGAACATTATAGCTGCATGGTAGACCTACTCGGCCGGGCGGGGCTTCTAGACGAAGCTAAGAACTTGATTGATGAAATGCCTTTTAAGCCGAATGCCGATGTTTGGAGGGCTTTCCTTGGGTCCTGCAAGACCCATGGCAATGCAGAATTAGCAGAATTTGCTTTGAGGAACTTGCTTGAACTGGACGTACATGACAACAGAAGTTTAATACTTCTAGCACATATATATTCGGAAAGTGGCAAGGCCGAAGGTGTTGCAGATGTGCGGAAACTGATGAAAAAGAGAGGGATCCACAAGAATCCTGGTTGTAGCTGGATTGAAGTTGATAACAGGGTACATGTTTTCACTGTAGATGAGACTAGTCATCCACAGATCAAAGATATTTACAGCATGTTGGATGCCATTCTATATACATTAGCGTCTGAGTGTTCTGACTCAAAATTGCTGCGGGTAGTAGCTGAATATAATAGCTGA
- the LOC136235037 gene encoding protein PLASTID MOVEMENT IMPAIRED 1, with the protein MAAASGRRNSNTQLLEELEELSQSLYQTHTSTATAGRRTASLVLPRTSVPALTSVDETKVNDDKSSARTRSRRMSLSPWRSRPKPDEEIQQKDKKEETKKLFETEDTTEKKGIWKWKPIRALSRIGMQKLSCLFSVEVVAVQGLPASMNGLRLSVCIRKKETKDGAVHTMPSRVSQGAADFEETLFVKCHVYCTPGQGKRELKFEPRPFWIYAFAVDAEELDFGRGSVDLSYLIQESMEKNQEGSRIRQWDTSFSLFGKAKGGELVLKLGFQIMEKDGGIDIYSQADGFKSGKSRSSPSFRRKQSKTSFSVPSPRMSSRTEAWTPSETKAAAALQGMDELNLDEPALVPALSPKVQKPKEPEPKIEEFELLDFDVVDKGVEIQEKEEIANEDSEENVEAKSTSSEVVKEIIHDQLHLTRLTELDSIAEQIKALESMMAKEKNVDIDDESESQILDADEETVTKEFLQLLEEEELETYKFSKTEITNLQEDSTEADSAVYLSDLGKGLGCVVQTRNGGYLAAMNPLDTIVARKDTPKLAMQLSKPVIIPSEKSMNGVELFQRMAAAGFEELSSQISSLMPMDELMGKTAEQIAFEGIASAIIQGRNKEGASSSAARTVASVKTMATAMSTGRKERVSTGIWNVDENPLALEEVLAFALAKIEAMSVDALKIQADMTDEEAPFDVSPVKERNHPLASAIPLEDWIKNNEDSRTITVAVIVQLRDPLRGYEAVGGPVIALIPATCIDTKEDKYDEEKKFKVASLHIGGLKVKTGEKKNMWDTERQRLTAMQWLLEYGLGKGAKRAKHVLAKGQDLLWSISSRIMADMWLTPMRNPDVKFIK; encoded by the coding sequence ATGGCTGCAGCATCCGGTAGAAGAAACTCCAATACTCAGCTATTGGAAGAGCTGGAAGAACTCAGTCAATCTCTATACCAAACTCACACTTCCACCGCCACCGCCGGTCGGAGGACTGCTTCTCTTGTACTTCCAAGAACTTCAGTTCCTGCTCTCACTTCTGTTGATGAGACTAAAGTTAATGATGACAAATCCAGTGCCAGAACTCGTTCCAGGCGGATGTCATTGTCTCCATGGCGTTCCAGGCCGAAACCTGACGAGGAAATTCAGCAGAAAGATAAGAAAGAAGAGACCAAGAAGCTGTTTGAAACAGAAGATACAACTGAGAAGAAGGGGATTTGGAAGTGGAAGCCAATTCGTGCTCTTTCGCGGATTGGAATGCAGAAACTTAGTTGTTTGTTCTCTGTTGAAGTTGTTGCAGTACAAGGTCTTCCGGCTTCTATGAATGGACTCCGGCTTTCTGTTTGTATCAGGAAGAAGGAGACTAAGGATGGTGCTGTTCATACAATGCCGTCACGAGTTTCGCAGGGAGCTGCTGATTTTGAAGAGACATTGTTTGTGAAATGTCATGTGTACTGTACTCCAGGCCAGGGGAAGCGGGAGCTGAAATTTGAGCCGCGGCCGTTTTGGATTTATGCTTTTGCTGTTGATGCTGAAGAGCTTGATTTTGGGAGAGGTTCTGTGGATTTAAGTTACTTGATTCAGGAATCAATGGAGAAGAATCAAGAAGGTTCTCGGATTCGGCAATGGGACACCAGTTTCAGCCTGTTTGGGAAGGCGAAAGGAGGTGAACTTGTTCTGAAATTGGGATTTCAGATCATGGAGAAAGATGGGGGAATTGATATTTACAGTCAGGCTGATGGATTTAAGTCCGGTAAATCGAGAAGTTCGCCTTCATTTCGTCGGAAACAGTCGAAAACATCGTTTAGTGTCCCTAGTCCGAGGATGTCAAGTCGAACTGAAGCTTGGACTCCTTCGGAGACAAAAGCAGCAGCAGCTCTTCAAGGAATGGATGAGCTGAATCTCGATGAGCCAGCCTTGGTTCCTGCATTATCCCCTAAAGTTCAGAAACCGAAAGAACCTGAACCGAAGATCGAAGAATTCGAACTCCTAGATTTCGATGTTGTTGATAAAGGAGTTGAGATTcaagagaaagaagagattgCCAATGAAGACTCTGAAGAAAATGTTGAAGCAAAATCAACATCAAGTGAGGTTGTCAAGGAGATAATACATGATCAGCTACACCTTACGAGACTCACCGAGCTTGACTCCATTGCGGAGCAGATAAAAGCTCTAGAATCTATGATGGCGAAAGAGAAAAACGTTGATATAGATGATGAAAGCGAATCACAAATACTAGATGCTGATGAAGAGACTGTAACGAAAGAGTTTCTTCAATTGCTCGAGGAGGAAGAGCTCGAAACATATAAATTCAGTAAGACTGAAATCACTAATTTACAGGAGGATTCTACAGAGGCGGATTCCGCTGTGTATCTCTCTGATCTTGGCAAGGGCTTAGGCTGTGTGGTGCAAACCAGAAACGGAGGCTACTTAGCCGCCATGAATCCTCTAGATACCATTGTTGCGAGGAAAGACACTCCTAAATTAGCTATGCAGTTATCAAAACCAGTGATCATCCCATCCGAAAAATCGATGAATGGAGTCGAATTATTTCAAAGAATGGCAGCTGCTGGTTTTGAAGAGCTTAGCTCTCAAATTTCGTCATTGATGCCGATGGATGAACTGATGGGAAAAACAGCTGAACAGATAGCTTTTGAGGGTATAGCTTCGGCAATCATTCAAGGGAGAAACAAAGAGGGTGCAAGCTCAAGCGCTGCTCGTACCGTTGCTTCAGTAAAAACCATGGCGACCGCAATGAGTACAGGCAGGAAAGAGAGGGTTTCGACAGGAATTTGGAACGTAGATGAAAATCCATTGGCCTTGGAGGAAGTTTTGGCATTCGCGTTGGCTAAAATCGAAGCAATGTCAGTTGACGCCTTGAAAATTCAGGCAGACATGACAGACGAAGAAGCACCATTTGATGTTTCCCCAGTTAAAGAACGAAATCATCCTTTGGCTTCTGCAATTCCACTCGAGGATTGGATTAAAAACAATGAGGACTCGCGGACAATAACCGTGGCAGTTATTGTCCAACTAAGGGATCCATTGAGAGGGTACGAGGCAGTCGGAGGCCCTGTAATAGCTCTAATTCCTGCAACCTGCATTGACACGAAAGAAGACAAGTATGACGAGGAAAAGAAGTTCAAAGTGGCGAGTTTACACATTGGAGGCTTGAAGGTGAAGACGGGAGAAAAGAAGAACATGTGGGATACAGAGAGGCAGAGGCTAACTGCAATGCAATGGCTGCTCGAGTATGGACTAGGGAAGGGGGCGAAAAGAGCGAAACACGTATTGGCAAAGGGGCAAGATCTGTTGTGGAGCATTTCATCGAGAATAATGGCGGATATGTGGCTAACACCAATGAGAAATCCAGATGTCAAGTTCATAAAGTAG